A window of Sphingorhabdus lacus contains these coding sequences:
- a CDS encoding MFS transporter has protein sequence MFTDPVLQKRAQRFVLLTVFIYAVGFGIITPVLPELIQELSGASLSEATRLGAWIGAAYAIFQFLLGPLMGNLGDRFGRRPVFLFSLFGFGVDFLLMGLAPSIIWLFIGRSIAGGLGAIFGPANAAMADMSRAEDRAASFGKVGAAFGLGFILGPALGGLLADYGTRLPFILAAALAFANGIYGYFVFPETMPKERQRPFQWRRANPLGALANLAKIKGILPIALIYFLWVWATNIYPATWTFFAPIQFGWDSKMVGISLTLVGVSLLLFQSLVIGRAVKRFGERNTAIIGMAFGLASFTITAFLTNGAIALLLNVLNGFSGMAMPAINAMMSRRTPPSQQGELQGLNGSMSALAFLMAQLVYNNILATFTADGAPVYFPGAPFLVAAGLSVATLLALLLVSKREPDPEQN, from the coding sequence ATGTTTACCGACCCCGTTCTGCAGAAACGTGCGCAACGCTTCGTCCTGTTGACGGTGTTCATATATGCCGTGGGCTTCGGCATAATTACACCGGTTTTACCCGAACTGATCCAGGAATTGAGCGGCGCCAGCCTGTCGGAAGCAACCCGTTTGGGGGCATGGATTGGCGCGGCATATGCGATCTTCCAGTTTCTTCTTGGCCCCTTGATGGGCAATCTGGGTGACCGCTTCGGTCGTCGCCCCGTGTTTTTGTTTTCCCTGTTCGGCTTCGGTGTCGACTTCCTTCTGATGGGGTTGGCACCCTCGATCATCTGGCTGTTCATCGGCCGTTCCATTGCGGGCGGCCTGGGTGCGATTTTTGGTCCCGCGAACGCCGCCATGGCCGATATGTCCCGCGCGGAGGATCGGGCGGCGAGTTTCGGTAAAGTAGGCGCAGCCTTTGGATTGGGGTTCATTTTGGGACCGGCCTTGGGCGGGCTGCTTGCCGATTATGGAACCCGCCTACCTTTCATTCTTGCCGCGGCGCTTGCCTTTGCCAACGGGATCTATGGCTATTTCGTCTTCCCCGAAACGATGCCCAAAGAACGGCAGAGGCCCTTCCAATGGCGGCGCGCCAACCCGTTGGGGGCCTTGGCCAATCTGGCGAAGATCAAAGGCATATTGCCGATCGCATTGATCTATTTCCTGTGGGTGTGGGCGACCAATATCTACCCCGCGACATGGACCTTTTTCGCCCCCATCCAATTTGGTTGGGACAGCAAGATGGTCGGCATTTCCCTCACGCTGGTGGGGGTTTCGCTGCTGCTGTTCCAGTCGCTCGTGATCGGCCGCGCCGTGAAACGCTTTGGCGAGCGGAATACCGCGATCATCGGCATGGCGTTCGGTCTGGCAAGCTTCACGATTACGGCATTTCTGACCAATGGTGCGATTGCGCTGCTGCTGAATGTGCTGAACGGATTTTCCGGTATGGCCATGCCCGCGATCAACGCCATGATGTCCCGCCGCACTCCGCCGAGCCAGCAAGGCGAATTACAGGGTCTGAACGGCAGCATGTCCGCCCTCGCCTTTTTGATGGCGCAACTGGTCTACAATAATATTCTCGCGACCTTCACCGCCGACGGGGCGCCTGTCTATTTCCCGGGCGCGCCTTTTCTGGTGGCGGCGGGGTTGAGTGTGGCGACCTTGCTCGCCCTGTTACTCGTGTCGAAACGCGAACCTGATCCCGAACAGAATTGA
- a CDS encoding GNAT family N-acetyltransferase — protein MPLLSLNQIPFEDVETLLDDAFGTDRHLRTAYKLRQGMPVVDHLSFGIVEDQQCIGSIQCWPIAVNTTPILLVGPVAVAPAWQNRGLGHQLMNAMLAEIRPDDPPMVMIGDPEYYGRFGFDAEGTGHWTLPGPWEPRRLLLRNPNGTALPFHAELGPRR, from the coding sequence ATGCCTTTGCTTTCCCTGAACCAAATCCCGTTTGAGGATGTTGAAACGCTTCTCGACGACGCCTTCGGCACAGACCGGCACCTGCGCACGGCCTATAAGCTGCGTCAGGGGATGCCGGTCGTCGACCATCTTTCCTTTGGCATTGTCGAAGACCAGCAATGCATTGGCAGCATCCAGTGTTGGCCGATCGCCGTTAACACCACGCCGATCCTGTTGGTCGGCCCTGTGGCGGTTGCACCTGCCTGGCAAAATCGGGGGCTAGGCCACCAGTTGATGAACGCCATGCTCGCTGAGATCCGGCCGGATGATCCACCCATGGTGATGATTGGTGACCCCGAATATTATGGACGCTTCGGTTTTGATGCCGAAGGTACAGGGCATTGGACCCTGCCCGGGCCTTGGGAACCGCGCCGTTTGTTACTGCGCAACCCGAATGGCACGGCACTTCCTTTCCATGCAGAATTGGGCCCTCGGCGTTAA
- a CDS encoding squalene/phytoene synthase family protein, with protein sequence MTASFDQLSPPQRLAIVYAPAKVRDAFALLLQFDERLSDIVSRITEPMIGQLKLAWWRDALNAAPGQRPKGEPLLSALSEMDRPELTAAAHGLVDAWEMLLMEEQWSDALLDSFASARGEAVFGGYVRLLAKDILVGAMAQEWAKRDLATRYPKAMPATLLLHTETLPSQRPLRPLTLLVMLSRGVSGPRLIWHGLTGR encoded by the coding sequence ATGACCGCATCTTTCGACCAACTTTCACCGCCCCAGCGACTCGCAATCGTCTATGCACCCGCAAAGGTTAGAGATGCGTTTGCGCTGCTTTTGCAGTTTGACGAGCGGCTGTCGGATATTGTGAGCCGGATCACAGAACCGATGATCGGGCAGCTCAAACTGGCTTGGTGGCGGGACGCGCTAAATGCTGCGCCGGGGCAGCGGCCGAAGGGGGAACCGCTGCTGTCGGCTCTATCGGAAATGGACCGACCGGAATTGACCGCCGCTGCGCACGGACTGGTCGACGCATGGGAAATGCTGTTGATGGAGGAGCAATGGTCCGATGCCTTGCTCGACAGCTTTGCGTCTGCGCGGGGGGAGGCGGTGTTCGGCGGTTATGTGCGCCTGTTGGCAAAGGATATACTGGTGGGTGCCATGGCACAGGAATGGGCCAAGCGCGATCTTGCGACCCGCTATCCCAAAGCCATGCCCGCGACCCTATTACTTCACACAGAAACACTACCGAGCCAGCGCCCGTTGCGGCCACTTACCCTTCTGGTGATGTTGTCGAGGGGTGTGTCTGGGCCCCGGCTAATTTGGCATGGCTTGACGGGACGCTGA
- a CDS encoding TadE/TadG family type IV pilus assembly protein — MSAKTDAEKRTGILARLRKDQSGNTVAIFAAALFPMAGLVGGAVDMARLYSVKNRLQAGCDAGSLASRKIMGNGRWDVNNDGNRNNDATYLGGLQMFDFNFENGYLGSENRTRNFVESNGTVTGTASADVPMTLMRILGEEERTVSVTCTSQMKIPHTDVMFVFDVTGSMSSAIPGDPTGLSKINGLKRATKCFYEALARQNIDDVAPADCYKTSNPIGDLSTLTQLRFGFVPFDEQVNIGNILQNGYYKNTQTFQSREANLENVWTWTLGTASTITGWLNDWSPSAPPTSPYHTRQSTSSWTNVTSGSVTTLQGSKPFRQTGATNSSNCNSNYNTLSGSSNQLTGLTESGGSTTTVAIGTTNNPPVYPATEQVTSHEQRRAYTVTQYRYVWESRSGVTGCFLESRNHTTTYNKIQTGGTSTRPIDWVQRQRITGWVYKPVTFDVSSLKAGGGDDTSTSYNASIALPLNETTVAVNLSGQSSASNIKIISNATVAWSGCIEERQTVRDEDGDPSDDFNPIPDDAFDLDIDMIPDTGDEATRWGFQLANAVWGRHENVYNATLGYNEPVIGDVWRATTSSSNPAGMSRNTSPGCPTAAARKLATYRDATGATNYKNYVNALPTGGNTYHDIGLIWGARLMSPTGIFQAENATTPDGQEIQRHMIFMTDGETYNVGNNYTPYGIESWDRRRTASGSAPTLAVLNANTDARTTALCTAIKNMGNNGVTLWVVYYGTTDFATTERMKNCATSRNNHFFQASNTQLLIESFNKIAESISELKLTG; from the coding sequence ATGTCTGCAAAGACCGACGCTGAAAAGCGGACCGGAATTCTCGCACGTCTGCGCAAGGACCAGTCTGGCAACACCGTAGCGATATTCGCGGCGGCTCTTTTTCCTATGGCCGGATTGGTCGGCGGCGCGGTCGACATGGCGCGCCTCTATTCCGTGAAAAACCGGCTTCAGGCTGGTTGCGACGCAGGATCGCTCGCCTCGCGCAAAATCATGGGCAATGGCCGCTGGGACGTCAACAATGACGGCAACCGCAACAACGACGCGACCTATCTGGGCGGGTTGCAGATGTTCGATTTCAACTTCGAAAATGGCTATCTGGGTTCCGAAAACCGGACGCGCAATTTTGTTGAATCCAACGGCACCGTAACGGGCACAGCATCAGCCGACGTCCCGATGACGCTGATGCGTATATTGGGTGAAGAAGAACGCACCGTATCAGTGACCTGCACCAGCCAGATGAAAATTCCGCACACCGACGTGATGTTCGTGTTCGACGTGACCGGATCGATGTCGAGCGCCATTCCAGGTGACCCTACTGGTCTGTCCAAGATCAACGGCCTGAAGCGAGCTACCAAATGCTTCTACGAAGCGCTTGCCCGCCAGAATATCGACGATGTTGCGCCGGCCGATTGCTACAAGACGTCCAACCCCATCGGCGACTTGTCGACCCTGACGCAGCTTCGCTTCGGCTTTGTGCCGTTCGACGAGCAGGTCAACATCGGCAACATCCTGCAGAATGGTTATTATAAGAACACGCAAACCTTCCAGTCGCGCGAAGCGAATCTGGAAAATGTGTGGACCTGGACCTTGGGCACGGCAAGCACGATCACCGGCTGGCTGAATGACTGGTCGCCCTCTGCGCCGCCGACAAGTCCTTACCATACGCGGCAAAGCACAAGTAGTTGGACGAACGTGACGTCGGGGAGTGTAACTACGCTTCAAGGCTCGAAACCGTTCCGTCAAACTGGGGCGACCAACAGTTCAAACTGCAACAGTAATTACAACACCCTGTCCGGCAGCAGCAACCAGTTAACCGGGCTCACCGAAAGCGGCGGCAGCACGACAACCGTCGCGATTGGCACCACTAACAATCCGCCCGTCTATCCGGCGACGGAGCAGGTAACCTCGCATGAACAGAGGCGCGCGTATACGGTCACACAATATCGCTATGTCTGGGAATCCCGTAGCGGCGTCACGGGTTGCTTTCTGGAAAGTCGGAACCATACGACAACCTATAACAAAATCCAGACAGGCGGCACATCGACCCGTCCCATAGACTGGGTCCAGCGCCAACGGATTACCGGCTGGGTATATAAGCCTGTTACATTTGATGTATCGTCTCTCAAAGCAGGCGGCGGTGATGACACGAGCACGTCCTATAACGCGTCGATCGCCCTGCCGCTGAACGAAACTACGGTTGCCGTAAATCTTTCGGGCCAATCCAGTGCGTCCAACATCAAGATCATATCCAACGCGACCGTTGCCTGGAGTGGCTGCATCGAAGAACGGCAGACCGTTCGGGATGAAGATGGCGATCCAAGCGACGACTTCAATCCGATTCCGGACGATGCGTTCGACCTCGATATCGACATGATTCCGGATACCGGCGATGAAGCGACCCGTTGGGGTTTCCAACTGGCGAATGCCGTCTGGGGCCGTCACGAGAACGTCTATAATGCCACACTGGGCTATAATGAGCCAGTCATCGGTGATGTCTGGCGTGCCACAACAAGCAGCAGCAACCCTGCTGGCATGTCACGCAACACCAGCCCAGGCTGCCCGACGGCCGCGGCCCGGAAATTGGCGACCTATCGCGATGCAACCGGTGCTACCAACTATAAGAATTATGTGAATGCCTTGCCCACGGGTGGCAACACCTACCACGACATTGGCCTCATCTGGGGCGCGCGTTTGATGTCGCCGACCGGCATTTTCCAAGCCGAGAATGCGACAACGCCAGATGGTCAGGAAATCCAGCGTCACATGATTTTCATGACCGACGGGGAAACCTATAACGTCGGGAACAACTATACTCCTTACGGCATTGAAAGCTGGGATCGTCGGCGCACGGCATCGGGCTCGGCGCCTACATTGGCTGTGCTCAACGCCAATACTGATGCCCGCACGACCGCGTTGTGCACGGCTATCAAGAATATGGGGAATAACGGCGTGACGCTGTGGGTTGTCTATTACGGAACAACCGATTTCGCGACGACCGAACGGATGAAGAACTGCGCAACATCACGCAACAACCACTTCTTCCAGGCGTCCAACACGCAGTTGCTGATCGAGTCCTTCAACAAGATCGCTGAATCGATTTCCGAACTCAAGCTGACGGGGTAA
- a CDS encoding TadE/TadG family type IV pilus assembly protein, which translates to MLTKLHKPFLKFVNDREGTSIVEFAVISPVMFTLLFGGFDFGHTLYMQSVLQGAINKAARDSALETGTVAEIQAAVDQKVIDQVTAVHRTAEFDADSFSRSYFRTFTDAAFPESEVWDDTNSDGECNNDENYIDENNNSSFDEDGIADGQGYTRDAVKYSATISYDRLFPLAGLLGVSDRVELSASTVIANQPYGQKAAAITRKCEDA; encoded by the coding sequence ATGCTTACCAAATTGCACAAGCCATTTTTGAAGTTCGTAAATGACCGCGAAGGTACGTCCATCGTCGAGTTCGCGGTTATTTCACCGGTGATGTTCACGCTGCTCTTTGGCGGCTTCGACTTCGGCCATACGCTCTATATGCAGTCTGTTCTGCAAGGTGCCATCAACAAGGCGGCGCGTGACTCCGCCCTGGAAACCGGCACAGTTGCGGAAATACAGGCCGCAGTCGATCAAAAGGTGATCGACCAGGTGACCGCTGTCCATCGCACCGCTGAATTCGACGCGGATAGCTTCAGCCGCTCTTATTTCCGGACGTTCACCGATGCAGCTTTCCCGGAAAGCGAAGTGTGGGATGATACCAACAGCGATGGCGAATGTAATAATGACGAAAATTACATCGACGAAAACAACAACAGCTCATTCGATGAAGACGGTATCGCCGATGGTCAGGGTTATACCCGCGACGCGGTGAAATATTCCGCGACGATCAGCTATGATCGCCTGTTTCCATTGGCCGGATTGCTGGGTGTCAGCGACCGCGTGGAACTGTCTGCGTCGACCGTGATTGCAAACCAGCCCTATGGGCAAAAGGCTGCGGCCATTACGCGAAAGTGTGAAGATGCGTAA
- a CDS encoding TadE/TadG family type IV pilus assembly protein produces the protein MRKKLRKFLGNSPSIAKNESGLALIEFAFIAPVFMVFVASGAELANYANDSTQVSQLALQVADNAARIGEGDPLANKKITETQINDLFTGAEIHAGELDIYGSHEEDGNMVPNGRIVLSSLETVANPNPTGKLKIAWQRCRGLATTYTPQYGVAGQPSGLNMNAMGPAGRQVTAPAGTPVMFAEVHYRYRPLFLNGFAIKDYENINAIAAMMVRDARDLTQVYNTEAAPAATCT, from the coding sequence ATGCGTAAGAAACTCCGGAAATTTTTGGGCAACTCGCCTTCGATAGCGAAGAATGAAAGCGGGCTCGCGTTGATCGAATTCGCGTTCATCGCGCCTGTCTTCATGGTGTTTGTGGCTTCCGGCGCGGAGTTGGCCAATTACGCCAATGATTCGACGCAGGTATCGCAATTGGCCTTGCAGGTCGCGGACAACGCCGCACGTATCGGCGAAGGCGACCCGCTCGCCAACAAGAAGATCACCGAAACGCAGATCAATGACTTGTTCACCGGTGCCGAAATTCACGCGGGCGAACTCGACATCTATGGCAGCCATGAAGAAGACGGAAATATGGTGCCGAACGGTCGGATCGTGTTGTCCAGTCTGGAAACCGTGGCCAACCCGAACCCTACCGGCAAATTGAAAATTGCCTGGCAACGGTGCCGCGGCCTTGCGACCACCTATACGCCGCAATATGGCGTAGCTGGTCAGCCAAGCGGTCTAAATATGAATGCGATGGGTCCTGCTGGCCGTCAGGTCACGGCTCCTGCCGGGACACCGGTCATGTTTGCCGAAGTGCATTACCGCTATCGGCCGTTGTTCCTGAATGGCTTTGCCATCAAGGACTATGAAAATATCAACGCAATTGCCGCAATGATGGTTCGCGACGCGCGCGACTTGACCCAGGTCTACAATACCGAGGCTGCTCCAGCCGCGACCTGCACCTGA
- a CDS encoding pyruvate dehydrogenase complex E1 component subunit beta: MAIELKMPALSPTMEEGTLAKWLVKEGDSVKSGDILAEIETDKATMEFEAVDEGVISSITIPEGTDGVKVGTVIALIAGDDEAATPPPPPAAAPAPVAVTPVAAPVVAAPAPVATVAKSDPAVPAGTAMVSLTLREALRDAMAEEMRRDDRVFVMGEEVAEYQGAYKVTQGLLAEFGARRVIDTPITEYGFAGIGTGAAMGGLRPVIEFMTFNFAMQAIDHIINSAAKTNYMSGGQMRCPIVFRGPNGAAARVGAQHSQNYAPWYASVPGLIVISPYDAADAKGLLKAAIRCEDPVVFLENELLYGRTFDIPDLDDHVLPIGKARIMREGTDVTLVSYSIGVGMSLEAAEVLAGEGISVEVIDLRTIRPLDKATILASLAKTNRLVIAEEGWPVCSIGSEIVAICMEDGFDDLDAPVIRVTNEDVPMPYAANLEKAALVNPAKIAAGVRKVLGR; this comes from the coding sequence ATGGCAATCGAACTTAAAATGCCTGCGCTTTCGCCAACAATGGAAGAAGGCACACTCGCCAAATGGCTTGTGAAAGAAGGCGACAGCGTCAAATCGGGCGATATTCTTGCTGAGATTGAAACCGACAAGGCGACAATGGAATTTGAGGCGGTGGATGAAGGTGTCATTTCTTCGATCACCATCCCTGAGGGCACCGATGGCGTAAAGGTCGGTACGGTGATCGCGTTGATCGCCGGCGATGACGAAGCGGCCACCCCGCCGCCACCGCCCGCTGCCGCACCCGCTCCGGTTGCCGTGACGCCTGTTGCGGCGCCTGTAGTTGCCGCCCCGGCACCGGTTGCGACCGTTGCAAAATCTGATCCTGCGGTACCTGCAGGAACCGCGATGGTATCACTAACCTTACGCGAAGCCCTACGCGACGCGATGGCGGAGGAAATGCGCCGCGACGACCGTGTCTTTGTGATGGGCGAGGAAGTCGCCGAATATCAAGGCGCGTATAAGGTCACCCAAGGCTTGCTCGCCGAATTTGGCGCGCGCCGTGTCATCGACACGCCGATTACCGAATATGGCTTTGCCGGTATCGGAACCGGCGCGGCGATGGGCGGATTGCGGCCGGTTATCGAGTTCATGACCTTCAACTTCGCGATGCAGGCTATCGACCACATCATCAACTCGGCTGCCAAGACCAATTATATGTCGGGTGGCCAGATGCGGTGCCCGATTGTCTTCCGTGGCCCGAACGGTGCAGCTGCACGTGTGGGCGCACAGCACAGCCAGAATTATGCGCCATGGTACGCAAGCGTCCCCGGCCTGATTGTTATCAGTCCCTATGATGCGGCCGATGCAAAGGGTCTGTTGAAGGCCGCGATCCGGTGCGAAGATCCGGTCGTATTCCTTGAAAACGAGCTGCTGTATGGCCGCACATTCGACATTCCCGATCTCGATGACCATGTTTTGCCCATCGGCAAGGCGCGCATCATGCGGGAAGGGACCGATGTCACCCTCGTCAGCTATTCTATCGGGGTAGGCATGTCCTTGGAGGCAGCGGAAGTTCTGGCTGGCGAAGGCATTAGTGTTGAAGTCATCGACCTGCGCACTATCCGCCCGCTCGACAAGGCAACCATTCTTGCAAGCCTTGCGAAGACAAACCGTCTCGTCATTGCGGAAGAAGGCTGGCCGGTCTGCTCGATCGGGAGCGAAATCGTCGCCATTTGTATGGAAGACGGGTTCGACGACCTCGACGCACCTGTGATCCGCGTGACCAACGAAGATGTGCCGATGCCTTATGCGGCCAATCTGGAAAAGGCGGCGCTCGTCAATCCTGCCAAAATCGCGGCAGGGGTGCGCAAGGTGCTGGGTCGTTAA
- the pdhA gene encoding pyruvate dehydrogenase (acetyl-transferring) E1 component subunit alpha: protein MAKTPAKKSAPKKASVSEDLSRANRERPAEPVPYKATKEELLKFYRDMLLIRRFEEKAGQLYGLGLIGGFCHLYIGQEAVAIGLQSALTPGKDSVITGYRDHGHMLAYGIDPNVIMAELTGRAAGISRGKGGSMHMFSTDHKFYGGHGIVGAQVSLGAGLAFGHKYSGDGGVCLAYFGDGASNQGQVYESFNMAELWKLPIIFVIENNQYAMGTSVNRASSEDQLYRRGESFRIPGIQVDGMDVLAVRGAAEVALEWVRGGNGPVLLEMKTYRYRGHSMSDPAKYRSRDEVQSVRDNSDPIEGCKVYLAEMGVGEDELKALEKEIRTIVNESADFAESSPEPELNELYTDVLVEQY, encoded by the coding sequence TTGGCCAAGACCCCCGCGAAGAAATCCGCCCCCAAGAAAGCGAGTGTCAGCGAGGATCTATCCCGCGCAAACCGGGAGCGTCCAGCCGAGCCTGTTCCCTATAAGGCGACCAAAGAAGAACTTCTGAAATTCTACCGCGATATGCTGCTGATCCGCCGGTTTGAAGAAAAGGCGGGGCAGCTTTACGGTTTGGGGCTGATCGGCGGCTTTTGCCATTTGTACATCGGACAGGAAGCGGTCGCGATTGGGCTCCAGTCGGCGTTGACGCCCGGCAAGGATAGCGTGATTACCGGCTACCGCGACCATGGCCATATGCTTGCTTATGGCATAGACCCCAATGTGATCATGGCCGAACTCACCGGCCGCGCGGCTGGGATTTCGCGCGGGAAGGGCGGGTCGATGCACATGTTTTCGACCGACCACAAATTCTACGGCGGCCACGGCATTGTCGGCGCGCAGGTCTCGCTGGGCGCGGGGCTTGCCTTTGGCCATAAATATTCCGGCGATGGCGGCGTTTGCCTTGCCTATTTCGGCGACGGTGCCTCCAACCAGGGGCAGGTCTACGAAAGCTTCAACATGGCCGAGCTTTGGAAACTGCCGATCATCTTCGTGATCGAAAATAACCAATATGCCATGGGTACCAGCGTCAACCGCGCATCGTCCGAAGACCAGTTGTATCGCCGCGGCGAAAGCTTCCGCATTCCCGGTATTCAGGTCGACGGGATGGACGTGCTTGCCGTGCGCGGCGCGGCTGAGGTCGCGCTCGAATGGGTACGCGGCGGCAATGGCCCTGTCTTGCTGGAAATGAAAACCTATCGCTACCGCGGCCATTCCATGTCCGATCCGGCCAAATATCGCAGCCGTGACGAAGTCCAGTCGGTTCGCGACAACAGCGATCCTATCGAAGGCTGCAAGGTCTATCTCGCGGAAATGGGCGTTGGTGAGGACGAATTGAAAGCGCTTGAAAAAGAAATACGGACCATCGTGAACGAGTCAGCCGACTTTGCGGAAAGCTCGCCCGAACCCGAATTGAACGAACTTTATACCGACGTGCTGGTGGAGCAATATTGA
- a CDS encoding FtsB family cell division protein, with protein MAQGKKNPQYVKTVIGPGLALVALLGIASYALLGPTGIIAWTDYRAALSERKIELAQLKKERDALRNRQLLLDRDNVDPDLAGELMRKELNVVAPDEVVVPLK; from the coding sequence ATGGCCCAAGGCAAGAAGAATCCCCAATATGTCAAAACGGTCATCGGACCGGGGCTGGCGCTTGTCGCGTTGCTGGGGATCGCATCATATGCGCTGCTCGGACCTACGGGGATCATCGCCTGGACCGATTATCGCGCTGCCTTGAGCGAACGGAAAATCGAGTTGGCCCAGTTGAAAAAGGAGCGGGACGCCTTGCGCAACCGGCAACTTTTGCTGGACCGCGACAATGTCGATCCCGATCTTGCCGGCGAATTGATGCGCAAAGAACTGAACGTAGTCGCGCCGGACGAGGTCGTCGTTCCGCTAAAGTAA
- the eno gene encoding phosphopyruvate hydratase → MTGIIDIHAREILDSRGNPTVEVDVLLEDGSFGRAAVPSGASTGAYEAVEKRDGDKARYMGKGVLQAVESVNGPISEALLDLDAEDQEDIDAVMIDLDGTDNKANLGANAILGVSLAVAKAAADARGLPLYRYVGGVNAHVLPVPMMNIINGGEHADNPIDFQEFMVMPVGADSIAEAVRWGSEIFHTLKKGLHEKGLATAVGDEGGFAPNLASTRDALDFIMASIEKAGFKVGDDVVLALDCAATEFFKNGKYEISGEGLSLSPHEMADYLAALCKDYPIRSIEDGMSEDDFEGWKALTDKIGHEVQLVGDDLFVTNPERLSMGIGKGLANSLLVKVNQIGTLTETLAAVSMAHRASYTAVMSHRSGETEDATIADLAVATNCGQIKTGSLARSDRLAKYNQLIRIEEELGAAAQFAGRSIFR, encoded by the coding sequence ATGACCGGAATTATCGACATTCACGCCCGCGAGATACTGGACAGCCGGGGGAACCCGACGGTGGAAGTCGATGTGCTGCTGGAAGATGGCAGCTTCGGTCGCGCGGCGGTGCCCTCGGGCGCCTCGACCGGCGCCTATGAAGCGGTGGAAAAGCGCGATGGCGACAAGGCGCGCTACATGGGCAAGGGCGTGTTGCAGGCGGTCGAATCCGTCAACGGACCCATTTCCGAAGCGCTGCTTGATCTGGATGCGGAGGATCAGGAAGATATCGACGCCGTCATGATCGACCTCGACGGCACCGATAACAAAGCAAATTTGGGCGCCAATGCCATATTGGGTGTCAGCCTTGCGGTTGCAAAGGCCGCCGCCGATGCGCGCGGATTGCCGCTGTACCGCTATGTCGGCGGCGTCAACGCGCATGTCCTGCCCGTGCCGATGATGAACATCATCAATGGCGGCGAACATGCCGACAATCCCATCGATTTCCAGGAATTCATGGTCATGCCGGTCGGCGCCGATTCCATCGCGGAAGCCGTGCGCTGGGGTTCGGAGATTTTCCATACCTTGAAAAAGGGCCTGCATGAAAAGGGTCTGGCCACGGCTGTCGGTGATGAAGGCGGTTTTGCGCCCAATCTGGCGTCGACCCGTGACGCTCTCGACTTCATCATGGCGTCGATTGAAAAGGCCGGCTTCAAGGTTGGCGACGACGTCGTCTTGGCGCTCGACTGCGCGGCGACCGAGTTCTTCAAAAATGGCAAATATGAAATTTCGGGCGAGGGGCTATCGCTCAGCCCGCATGAAATGGCCGATTATCTGGCCGCCTTGTGCAAGGACTACCCAATCCGCTCGATCGAAGATGGCATGAGCGAAGATGATTTCGAAGGCTGGAAGGCGTTGACCGACAAGATTGGCCATGAAGTCCAGTTGGTCGGTGACGATCTGTTCGTGACCAACCCGGAACGTCTGTCGATGGGTATCGGTAAGGGCCTTGCCAATTCGTTGCTGGTGAAGGTCAACCAGATCGGCACGCTGACGGAAACGCTGGCTGCTGTGTCGATGGCGCACCGTGCATCCTATACTGCGGTCATGTCGCACCGTTCGGGTGAGACGGAAGATGCGACGATTGCCGACCTCGCCGTCGCGACCAATTGCGGACAGATCAAAACCGGTAGCCTCGCGCGGTCGGACCGGTTGGCGAAGTACAACCAGCTCATCCGTATCGAGGAGGAGCTGGGCGCCGCCGCTCAATTCGCAGGGCGCAGCATATTCCGCTAA
- a CDS encoding phage holin family protein, with protein MTDEHQNTDKDVTDTQSEPSPVEQVTLVLDDLRALVRAEVDYYQSRLDYSRHVLRWSFRFGAIAAFAFSGAAIALVIGLVLTLSPVIGPGWATLTVTAAFIIIGIICGFKARKWLRKVYFPEIERDDDPIT; from the coding sequence ATGACGGACGAGCATCAGAACACAGACAAGGACGTGACGGACACCCAGTCCGAACCATCGCCCGTGGAACAGGTCACACTGGTCCTCGACGATCTGCGTGCGCTTGTCCGGGCTGAGGTCGATTATTATCAGTCCCGGCTGGATTACAGCCGCCACGTGCTTCGATGGTCCTTCCGGTTCGGCGCCATCGCGGCCTTCGCGTTTAGCGGGGCGGCCATAGCGCTCGTGATCGGACTCGTGCTGACATTGTCGCCCGTGATTGGACCCGGCTGGGCCACATTAACGGTTACGGCGGCATTCATCATCATCGGAATAATCTGCGGGTTCAAGGCACGAAAATGGCTGCGGAAGGTTTACTTCCCGGAGATTGAACGCGATGACGACCCTATTACCTAA